One stretch of Pseudomonas sp. NC02 DNA includes these proteins:
- the urtA gene encoding urea ABC transporter substrate-binding protein, translating to MKRRSLIKAFTLSASIAAMGMTWTVQAAETIKVGILHSLSGTMAISETSLKDMALMTIDEINAKGGVNGKMLEPVVVDPASNWPLFAEKGRQLLTQDKVAVVFGCWTSVSRKSVLPVFEELNGLLFYPVQYEGEEMSPNVFYTGAAPNQQAIPAVEYLMSEEGGGAKRFFLLGTDYVYPRTTNKILRSFLHSKGVADKDIEEVYTPFGHSDYQTIVANIKKFSAGGKTAVISTVNGDSNVPFYKELANQGLKATDVPVVAFSVGEEELRGIDTKPLVGNLAAWNYFQSVENPVNKKFVADWKAYAKAHNLPGADKAVTNDPMEATYVGIHMWAQAVEKAKSTDVDKVREAMAGQTFAAPSGFTLTMDKTNHHLHKPVMIGEIQSDGQFSVVWQTQEPIRAQPWSPYIPGNDKKPDYAVKSN from the coding sequence ATGAAGCGTCGCAGCTTGATCAAGGCTTTCACACTGTCGGCATCCATCGCCGCGATGGGCATGACCTGGACGGTACAGGCCGCCGAGACCATCAAGGTCGGCATCCTGCACTCGCTGTCCGGGACCATGGCGATCTCCGAGACCTCGCTCAAAGACATGGCGCTGATGACCATCGACGAGATCAACGCCAAGGGCGGCGTGAACGGCAAGATGCTCGAACCGGTAGTGGTGGACCCGGCCTCCAACTGGCCGCTGTTCGCTGAAAAGGGCCGCCAGTTGCTGACCCAGGACAAGGTCGCCGTGGTGTTCGGTTGCTGGACCTCGGTGTCGCGCAAATCGGTCTTGCCGGTGTTCGAAGAACTCAACGGCCTGCTGTTCTACCCGGTGCAATACGAAGGCGAAGAGATGTCGCCGAACGTGTTCTATACCGGTGCGGCGCCGAACCAGCAGGCGATCCCGGCGGTGGAATACCTGATGAGCGAAGAAGGCGGCGGCGCCAAGCGCTTCTTCCTGCTGGGCACCGACTACGTGTACCCGCGCACCACCAACAAGATCCTGCGTTCGTTCCTGCACTCCAAAGGCGTAGCGGATAAAGACATCGAAGAGGTCTACACCCCGTTCGGCCACAGCGATTACCAGACCATCGTGGCCAACATCAAAAAATTCTCGGCCGGTGGCAAGACCGCAGTGATCTCCACCGTGAACGGCGACTCCAACGTGCCGTTCTACAAAGAGCTGGCCAACCAGGGCCTGAAGGCTACCGACGTACCGGTCGTCGCCTTCTCCGTGGGTGAAGAAGAACTGCGCGGCATCGACACCAAGCCGCTGGTGGGCAACCTCGCCGCCTGGAACTACTTCCAGTCGGTGGAGAACCCGGTGAACAAGAAATTCGTCGCCGACTGGAAAGCCTACGCCAAGGCCCACAACCTGCCGGGCGCGGACAAAGCCGTGACCAACGACCCGATGGAAGCCACCTACGTGGGCATCCACATGTGGGCGCAGGCGGTGGAGAAAGCCAAGTCCACCGACGTCGACAAAGTACGTGAAGCCATGGCCGGGCAGACCTTTGCCGCGCCGTCCGGCTTCACCCTGACCATGGACAAGACCAACCACCACCTGCACAAGCCGGTGATGATCGGCGAGATCCAGTCTGACGGGCAATTCTCGGTGGTGTGGCAGACCCAGGAGCCGATTCGTGCCCAGCCGTGGAGCCCGTATATCCCTGGCAACGACAAGAAGCCGGATTACGCCGTCAAGAGCAACTAA
- a CDS encoding TonB-dependent siderophore receptor, whose amino-acid sequence MNKYLASGLCLLALQNTAQALTLPASAVSAPAVDDERVDLNTPTTAGSRLNLTALQTPGSVESQTGEQIRARGDATVQDAISRATGISRTGTPGDGGTSLSARGFTGQSSVLQLYDGARMFDGAGTSTFPVDTWSVERVDVLRGPASVMYGQGATGAVINTIAKKPFEGEIENHIRLGYGSYDRQQQALDSGGSLTDTLSYRLNINRLRSNGFIDRGDSGSDFVSGALRWQAADNLSFTLASDYGDQTPQNDYGTPLINGQLHKGLRDKNYNVSNDIQHYNDQWTRLTSEWQINDNVTATNELSYLKNQRRWQNAESYNYVDGGLVRQSYLGIKHNQEQVGDRQTFTFKHTLFGLDSQTVTGVEYNRIRFRLASNSPFDDLTSAGQPVDIHHPVPKPFESASPFVPQSVSTTKQLAAFAENRLQLTDKLSLITGVRRDYLHIDSDSLVDGSDSNKTFTGNNWKAGLVYAITPDTSVYGQYATSTDGVGSLITLSPSQQQFGLSTAKQTEIGLKQAFWDSRGEWTLAAYHIVKKKLLVSVPGTTLKEQVGQQSSNGLEASLDLQLPDAWQLQANAAIVRAQYDDFSEVVNGQSVSRDGNRPTDVPRRTANLWLSKAINDDVRAGAGVRYVDSRFANTANTSEVPSYTVVDASVSWKAMRNTTLGLQLNNLFDRTYAVSQYNDGQQWILGEPRSFFVTADYTF is encoded by the coding sequence ATGAACAAGTACCTTGCGTCCGGCCTGTGCCTGCTCGCCCTGCAAAACACTGCCCAGGCCCTGACGCTTCCCGCCAGTGCCGTCTCAGCCCCCGCCGTCGACGACGAGCGCGTCGACCTGAACACCCCGACCACGGCAGGTTCACGCCTGAACCTCACGGCCCTGCAAACCCCGGGCAGCGTTGAAAGCCAGACCGGCGAGCAGATTCGCGCCCGGGGCGATGCCACGGTGCAGGACGCGATTTCCCGGGCCACCGGCATCAGCCGCACCGGCACGCCGGGCGACGGTGGTACCTCGTTGTCGGCACGCGGGTTCACCGGCCAGAGCTCGGTGCTGCAGTTGTACGACGGCGCGCGCATGTTCGATGGCGCGGGCACTTCCACCTTCCCGGTGGACACCTGGTCCGTTGAGCGGGTGGACGTACTGCGCGGCCCGGCCTCGGTGATGTACGGCCAGGGCGCCACCGGCGCGGTGATCAACACCATCGCGAAGAAACCCTTCGAGGGCGAGATCGAAAACCATATCCGCCTGGGCTACGGTTCTTATGACCGCCAGCAGCAAGCCCTCGACAGCGGCGGCTCGCTGACCGACACCCTGAGCTATCGCCTGAACATCAACCGCCTGCGCAGCAACGGCTTCATCGACCGTGGCGACTCCGGCAGCGACTTCGTCAGCGGTGCCCTGCGCTGGCAGGCGGCGGATAACCTGAGCTTCACCCTGGCCTCCGACTACGGCGACCAGACCCCGCAAAACGACTACGGCACACCGCTGATCAACGGCCAGTTGCACAAGGGCCTGCGGGACAAGAACTACAACGTCAGCAACGATATCCAGCACTACAACGACCAGTGGACGCGCCTGACCAGCGAGTGGCAGATCAACGACAACGTCACCGCCACCAACGAACTGTCCTACCTGAAAAACCAGCGGCGCTGGCAGAACGCCGAGAGCTACAACTACGTCGACGGCGGCCTGGTGCGCCAGAGCTACCTGGGCATCAAGCACAACCAGGAACAGGTGGGCGACCGCCAGACCTTCACTTTCAAGCACACGCTGTTCGGCCTCGACAGCCAGACGGTGACGGGGGTGGAGTACAACCGCATTCGCTTCCGCCTGGCCAGCAACTCGCCGTTCGATGACCTGACGAGCGCCGGCCAACCGGTGGACATCCACCACCCGGTACCGAAGCCGTTTGAAAGCGCCAGCCCCTTCGTCCCGCAGTCCGTCAGCACCACCAAACAGCTGGCCGCGTTCGCCGAAAACCGCCTGCAACTGACCGATAAACTGTCGCTGATCACCGGCGTGCGCCGCGATTACCTGCACATCGACAGTGACTCCCTGGTGGATGGCAGCGACTCCAACAAGACCTTTACCGGCAACAACTGGAAAGCCGGCCTGGTCTACGCGATCACCCCGGACACCTCGGTCTACGGCCAATACGCCACCAGCACTGACGGCGTTGGCAGCCTGATCACCCTGAGCCCGAGCCAGCAGCAGTTCGGCCTGTCCACCGCCAAGCAAACCGAGATCGGCCTCAAGCAGGCGTTCTGGGATTCCCGTGGTGAATGGACCCTGGCGGCCTACCACATCGTCAAAAAGAAACTGTTGGTGAGCGTTCCAGGCACCACCCTCAAGGAACAAGTCGGCCAGCAATCCTCCAACGGCCTGGAAGCCAGCCTCGACCTGCAACTGCCCGATGCCTGGCAACTGCAAGCCAACGCTGCGATCGTGCGGGCGCAGTACGACGACTTCTCCGAAGTGGTCAACGGCCAGTCCGTGTCCCGCGACGGTAACCGCCCCACCGACGTGCCGCGTCGCACCGCCAACCTGTGGCTGAGCAAGGCCATCAATGACGACGTGCGTGCCGGTGCGGGTGTGCGTTATGTAGACTCGCGTTTCGCCAACACCGCCAACACCAGCGAAGTGCCGAGCTACACCGTGGTCGACGCCAGCGTTTCATGGAAAGCCATGCGCAACACGACATTGGGCCTGCAATTGAATAACCTGTTCGACCGCACTTACGCCGTCAGCCAATACAACGACGGCCAGCAATGGATCCTGGGCGAGCCGCGCTCGTTCTTCGTGACGGCGGACTACACCTTCTAA
- the urtC gene encoding urea ABC transporter permease subunit UrtC, with the protein MNQPLMLTAAQKAGPKVTVAVGAVVLILLLALPLFSLLSPENPLHVSAYTLTLVGKILCYAIVALALDLVWGYAGMLSLGHGLFFALGGYAMGMYLMRQASGDELPAFMTFLSWTELPWYWTGTSHFLWAMCLVVLAPGLLALVFGFFAFRSRIKGVYFSIMTQALTFAGMLLFFRNETGFGGNNGFTNFRSILGFGITEPGTRAALFVATVVLLVASLFIGWRLAQSKFGRVLTALRDAENRLMFCGYDPRGFKLFVWVLSAVLCGLAGALYVPQVGIINPSEMSPTNSIEAAVWVALGGRGTLIGPLLGAGVVNGMKSWFTVAFPEYWLFFLGALFIIVTLYLPKGVIGLLKKRGDQ; encoded by the coding sequence ATGAACCAGCCATTGATGCTTACGGCCGCGCAAAAGGCCGGCCCCAAGGTGACCGTCGCGGTCGGTGCAGTGGTGCTGATCCTGCTGCTGGCGCTGCCGTTGTTCTCGCTGTTGTCACCGGAAAATCCGCTGCACGTTTCCGCCTATACCCTGACGTTGGTGGGCAAGATTCTGTGCTACGCCATCGTCGCCCTGGCGCTGGATCTGGTGTGGGGTTATGCCGGGATGTTGTCCCTCGGCCACGGCCTGTTCTTTGCGCTGGGCGGTTATGCCATGGGCATGTACCTGATGCGCCAGGCGTCCGGCGATGAGCTGCCGGCGTTCATGACCTTTTTGTCGTGGACCGAGTTGCCGTGGTACTGGACCGGCACCAGCCACTTCCTCTGGGCGATGTGCCTGGTGGTGTTGGCGCCGGGATTGCTGGCGCTGGTGTTCGGATTCTTCGCCTTCCGCTCACGGATCAAGGGCGTGTACTTCTCGATCATGACCCAGGCCCTGACGTTCGCCGGGATGCTGTTGTTCTTCCGCAACGAGACCGGGTTCGGCGGCAATAACGGCTTTACCAATTTCCGCAGCATCCTCGGGTTTGGCATCACCGAGCCGGGCACGCGAGCGGCGCTGTTTGTGGCCACCGTGGTGTTGTTGGTGGCGAGCCTGTTCATCGGCTGGCGCCTGGCCCAGAGCAAGTTCGGCCGGGTGCTGACGGCACTTCGGGATGCGGAAAATCGCCTGATGTTCTGCGGCTACGACCCGCGTGGCTTCAAGCTGTTCGTGTGGGTGTTGAGCGCGGTGCTGTGTGGTTTGGCGGGCGCGTTGTATGTGCCGCAAGTGGGCATCATCAACCCCAGCGAAATGTCGCCGACCAACTCCATCGAGGCCGCTGTGTGGGTGGCCCTCGGCGGGCGTGGAACCTTGATCGGCCCGCTGCTGGGCGCCGGTGTGGTCAACGGCATGAAGAGCTGGTTCACCGTGGCGTTTCCTGAGTATTGGCTGTTCTTCCTCGGTGCGCTGTTCATCATCGTCACCCTGTATTTGCCCAAGGGTGTGATTGGCCTGCTGAAGAAGAGGGGCGACCAATGA
- the urtB gene encoding urea ABC transporter permease subunit UrtB, whose translation MPTALYRFILAALLLLPLAAHASDAEDFINANPMQQAKLLQDWAAQPDPARIELVDALQQGQISVNGETKTVRLNNRLRGLIDNVQASQELLAADPKVRLAAAQTLQKSAQPAQLKFLDQQLAGETNDDVHTALSLALANLQLVDPDPAVRLAAVRLLGGTGDPLARTRLEALLAPGVEADATVHTAAETSLAQVKRKLMVGEILGQAFSGMSLGSILLLAALGLAITFGLLGVINMAHGEMLMLGAYSTYVVQLLMQRYVPQAIEFYPLIALPVAFFVTAAIGMALERTVIRHLYGRPLETLLATWGISLMLIQLVRLVFGAQNVEVANPEWLSGGIQVLPNLVLPYNRIVIIAFALFVVVLTWLLLNKTRLGLNVRAVTQNRNMAACCGVPTGRVDMLAFGLGSGIAGLGGVALSQIGNVGPDLGQSYIIDSFLVVVLGGVGQLAGSVMAAFGLGIANKILEPQIGAVLGKILILALIILFIQKRPQGLFALKGRVID comes from the coding sequence ATGCCCACTGCCCTATACCGTTTCATCCTCGCCGCCCTGCTGTTGCTGCCCCTCGCCGCACACGCCAGCGACGCCGAAGACTTCATCAACGCCAACCCGATGCAACAAGCCAAGCTGCTCCAGGACTGGGCCGCCCAGCCCGACCCGGCGCGCATCGAGCTGGTGGACGCCCTGCAACAAGGCCAGATCAGCGTCAACGGCGAAACCAAGACCGTACGCCTGAACAACCGCCTGCGCGGCCTGATCGACAACGTGCAAGCCAGCCAGGAATTGCTCGCTGCCGACCCCAAGGTGCGCCTTGCCGCCGCCCAGACTCTGCAAAAAAGTGCACAACCTGCGCAGCTGAAATTCCTCGACCAGCAACTCGCCGGCGAAACCAATGATGACGTACACACAGCCCTCAGTCTCGCCCTGGCCAACCTGCAACTGGTAGATCCCGACCCGGCCGTGCGCCTGGCCGCCGTGCGCTTGCTCGGCGGCACCGGCGACCCGCTGGCCCGCACTCGCCTGGAAGCCCTGCTCGCTCCCGGCGTCGAAGCCGACGCCACGGTGCACACCGCCGCCGAGACCAGCCTGGCCCAGGTCAAACGCAAACTGATGGTGGGCGAGATTCTCGGCCAGGCCTTCAGCGGCATGTCCCTGGGCTCGATCCTGCTGCTGGCGGCGCTCGGCCTGGCGATCACCTTCGGCCTGCTCGGGGTGATCAACATGGCCCACGGCGAGATGCTGATGCTCGGCGCCTACTCGACCTATGTGGTGCAGTTGCTGATGCAGCGCTACGTGCCCCAGGCCATCGAGTTCTACCCGCTGATCGCGCTGCCGGTGGCGTTTTTTGTCACCGCCGCCATCGGCATGGCCCTGGAGCGCACGGTGATTCGTCACCTCTACGGCCGCCCGCTGGAAACCCTGCTCGCCACCTGGGGCATCAGCCTGATGCTGATCCAACTGGTGCGCCTGGTGTTCGGTGCGCAGAACGTTGAAGTGGCCAACCCCGAGTGGCTGTCCGGGGGAATCCAGGTGCTGCCCAACCTGGTGCTGCCGTACAACCGCATCGTGATCATCGCCTTCGCGCTGTTCGTGGTGGTGCTGACTTGGCTGCTGCTGAACAAGACGCGCCTGGGCCTCAACGTGCGCGCCGTCACCCAGAACCGCAACATGGCCGCCTGCTGCGGCGTGCCCACCGGACGCGTGGACATGCTCGCCTTTGGCCTCGGCTCCGGCATAGCGGGCCTCGGTGGCGTGGCCCTGAGCCAGATCGGCAACGTCGGCCCGGACCTCGGCCAGAGCTACATCATCGACTCGTTCCTGGTGGTGGTACTCGGCGGTGTCGGCCAGTTGGCCGGTAGCGTCATGGCCGCCTTCGGCCTGGGGATAGCCAACAAGATTCTTGAACCGCAGATCGGTGCCGTGCTCGGCAAGATCCTGATCCTCGCGCTGATCATTCTGTTCATCCAGAAACGCCCGCAAGGACTCTTCGCACTGAAAGGACGGGTGATCGACTGA
- a CDS encoding ABC transporter substrate-binding protein, producing MILRSLLSLALLLGTSQAFAEATHYPLKIQSCNREVTFAEAPKHAVSHDINMTQMMLALGLKSHMAGYSGVTGWKSVTPEMAQILDGLPELASKYPSVETLLNANVDFFFAGWDYGMRVGGDLTPQTLQPLGINVYELTESCAFVMKRPAATLEDTYNDLRNLGKIFDVQDRANALIAQMQAQVAQVQENLPADKPRVFLYDSGEDRAMTSGRLGMPQALIDAAGGRNILDDVDASWTRVNWETVVERNPQVIVIVDYSEITAEQKEQFLLNNPALQSVDAIKNQRFIVIPYVQATPGIDNVLAVETLAKGFHGE from the coding sequence ATGATCCTGCGCTCCCTGCTGTCTCTCGCGTTGCTGCTCGGCACTTCCCAAGCGTTCGCCGAAGCGACCCATTACCCGCTGAAAATCCAGAGCTGCAACCGCGAAGTGACCTTCGCCGAGGCACCAAAACACGCGGTCAGCCACGACATCAACATGACCCAGATGATGCTCGCCCTGGGCCTCAAGTCGCACATGGCCGGCTACAGCGGCGTGACCGGCTGGAAGTCGGTCACCCCGGAAATGGCGCAGATTCTCGACGGCCTGCCGGAACTGGCGAGCAAATACCCGTCGGTGGAAACCCTGCTCAACGCCAACGTCGACTTCTTCTTCGCCGGCTGGGACTACGGCATGCGCGTCGGTGGCGACCTCACCCCGCAAACCCTGCAACCGTTGGGCATCAACGTCTACGAGCTGACCGAGTCCTGTGCCTTCGTGATGAAGCGCCCGGCGGCCACCCTGGAAGACACCTATAACGACCTGCGCAACCTGGGCAAGATCTTCGACGTGCAGGACCGCGCCAATGCACTGATCGCGCAGATGCAGGCACAGGTCGCCCAAGTGCAGGAAAACCTGCCGGCCGACAAGCCTCGCGTGTTCCTCTACGACAGCGGCGAAGACCGCGCCATGACCTCCGGCCGCCTGGGCATGCCCCAGGCGCTGATCGACGCCGCCGGTGGGCGCAACATTCTCGATGACGTGGACGCCAGCTGGACCCGGGTCAACTGGGAAACCGTGGTGGAGCGCAACCCGCAGGTCATCGTGATCGTCGACTACAGCGAAATCACCGCCGAGCAAAAAGAGCAGTTCCTGCTGAACAACCCGGCGCTGCAATCGGTGGACGCGATCAAGAACCAGCGCTTTATCGTCATCCCCTACGTGCAAGCCACGCCGGGCATCGACAACGTGCTGGCGGTTGAAACCCTGGCCAAGGGGTTTCACGGCGAATGA
- a CDS encoding iron ABC transporter permease, which translates to MITRRYALLLSALGALLLISCVVSLGFGSARVPVDVVWRILLHKAFGVGEMDWSAGQEHIVWLIRVPRMLLGALVGAGLALIGAVLQAVTRNPLADPHLLGVTSGATLGAVIVVLHVGEVIGLLTLPIAAFIGALLSMIVVLAVASRNGRLESDRLLLCGVAVSFVMMAVANLLLFMGDHRAASAVMFWMLGGLGLARWELLAIPFATVLLGLVLLLGMARPLNALMAGEQTAVTLGLNARNVRLKVFLIASLMTGVLVSISGSIGFVGLMVPHIARRLVGAEHRRLLPVCVLLGSVFLVWVDVAARTMIAPEDLPIGVATAAIGGLFFIGLMRRR; encoded by the coding sequence ATGATTACCCGTCGCTATGCCCTGCTGCTGAGTGCCCTCGGCGCGTTGTTGCTGATCTCGTGCGTGGTCTCGCTGGGGTTCGGCTCGGCGCGGGTACCGGTGGACGTGGTGTGGCGGATCCTGCTGCATAAAGCCTTCGGCGTTGGCGAGATGGACTGGAGCGCGGGGCAGGAACATATCGTGTGGCTGATCCGCGTGCCGCGCATGTTGCTCGGTGCCCTGGTGGGCGCCGGGCTGGCGTTGATCGGTGCGGTGTTGCAGGCGGTAACGCGCAACCCGCTGGCGGATCCGCACCTGCTGGGCGTGACTTCCGGTGCCACCCTCGGCGCGGTGATCGTGGTGCTGCATGTGGGTGAAGTGATCGGCTTGCTGACCCTGCCCATCGCCGCGTTCATCGGTGCGTTGCTGAGCATGATCGTGGTGCTGGCGGTGGCCAGTCGCAACGGTCGGCTGGAGAGTGACCGCCTGCTGCTGTGCGGGGTGGCGGTGTCGTTCGTGATGATGGCGGTGGCGAATTTGCTGCTGTTCATGGGCGACCATCGCGCGGCCTCGGCGGTGATGTTCTGGATGCTCGGCGGCCTCGGGTTGGCGCGCTGGGAACTACTGGCCATTCCCTTCGCCACGGTGTTGCTGGGGCTGGTTTTGCTGCTGGGGATGGCTCGCCCGTTGAATGCGCTGATGGCCGGCGAACAGACCGCCGTGACCCTGGGCCTGAACGCGCGCAATGTGCGGCTCAAGGTGTTCCTGATCGCCTCGCTGATGACCGGCGTGCTGGTGTCCATCAGCGGCTCCATCGGCTTTGTCGGGCTGATGGTGCCGCACATTGCCCGGCGCCTTGTAGGTGCCGAACACCGGCGTTTGCTGCCGGTGTGCGTGCTGTTGGGCAGTGTGTTCCTGGTGTGGGTGGATGTGGCGGCCCGCACAATGATTGCCCCCGAAGACCTGCCCATCGGCGTGGCCACGGCGGCCATTGGCGGGCTGTTTTTTATCGGGCTGATGCGGCGGCGTTAA
- a CDS encoding ABC transporter ATP-binding protein: MTSLNLTALAWTPPGHEHCHHQFQLRDASLHVNAGEFVGLIGPNGSGKTSLLRCAYRFSKPADGEVLLEHQNVWKQSSKWCAQRIAVVLQEFPDAFGLRVDEVVAMGRTPHKGLFDSDTLEDQDLIRQALDNVGLLGFEDHAFATLSGGEKQRVILARALAQQPQLLILDEPTNHLDPRYQLQLLQMVKRLNIGTLASIHDLNLAAAFCDRLYVINHGRIVASGTPHQVLTAELLREVFGVEALIDTHPLSGYPRITWITQP; encoded by the coding sequence ATGACCTCACTCAACCTCACCGCCCTCGCCTGGACCCCACCAGGCCACGAGCACTGTCATCACCAGTTCCAACTGCGTGACGCCAGCTTGCACGTGAACGCCGGTGAGTTCGTCGGGCTGATCGGCCCCAACGGCAGCGGCAAGACCAGCCTGCTGCGCTGCGCCTATCGGTTCAGCAAACCGGCTGACGGTGAGGTGCTGCTGGAACACCAGAACGTCTGGAAGCAATCCTCGAAGTGGTGCGCGCAACGCATTGCCGTGGTGCTCCAGGAGTTTCCCGACGCCTTCGGCCTGCGGGTGGATGAAGTGGTCGCCATGGGCCGCACACCGCACAAGGGCCTGTTCGACAGCGATACGCTTGAAGACCAGGACCTGATCCGCCAGGCCCTCGATAACGTCGGCCTGCTGGGCTTTGAAGACCACGCCTTCGCCACCCTCTCGGGCGGAGAAAAACAGCGGGTGATCCTCGCCCGCGCCCTGGCCCAGCAACCGCAACTGCTGATCCTCGACGAACCGACCAACCACCTCGACCCGCGCTACCAGCTGCAATTGCTGCAAATGGTCAAGCGCCTGAACATCGGCACCCTGGCCAGCATTCACGACCTGAACCTGGCCGCCGCGTTCTGCGATCGGCTGTACGTGATCAACCACGGGCGCATCGTCGCCAGCGGCACACCTCACCAAGTGCTGACCGCCGAATTACTGCGCGAAGTGTTCGGCGTTGAAGCATTGATCGACACTCACCCCTTGTCCGGCTACCCCCGAATCACCTGGATAACCCAACCATGA
- the urtD gene encoding urea ABC transporter ATP-binding protein UrtD, whose amino-acid sequence MRITATAEFMLEPILEPNKDQGSARDAIGLGQAAGKGLNTRHGTILTLEDISVSFDGFKALNDLNLYIGVGELRCIIGPNGAGKTTLMDVITGKTRPSHGKAWFGETLDLTSMSEVQIAQAGIGRKFQKPTVFEALSVFENLELAQKTDKSVWASLRARLSGEQKDRISEVLDTIRLTASVNRPAGLLSHGQKQFLEIGMLLMQDPQLLLLDEPVAGMTDAETEFTAELFKRLAGKHSLMVVEHDMGFVGSIADHVTVLHQGSVLAEGSLEQVQENERVIEVYLGR is encoded by the coding sequence ATGAGGATCACAGCGACGGCCGAATTTATGCTCGAACCTATCCTTGAACCCAATAAAGACCAGGGCAGCGCCCGCGATGCCATCGGCCTCGGCCAGGCTGCCGGCAAAGGCCTGAACACCCGCCACGGCACGATCCTGACCCTGGAAGACATCAGCGTCAGCTTCGACGGTTTCAAGGCATTGAACGACTTGAACCTGTACATCGGCGTCGGCGAATTGCGCTGCATCATCGGCCCCAACGGCGCGGGCAAGACCACGCTGATGGACGTGATCACCGGCAAGACCCGGCCCAGCCACGGCAAGGCCTGGTTCGGCGAAACCCTCGACCTGACGAGCATGAGCGAAGTGCAGATCGCCCAGGCCGGCATCGGTCGCAAGTTCCAGAAGCCCACGGTATTCGAAGCCCTCAGCGTGTTCGAAAACCTCGAGCTGGCGCAGAAGACCGACAAGTCGGTGTGGGCCAGCCTGCGGGCGCGCTTGAGTGGCGAGCAGAAAGACCGCATCAGCGAAGTGCTCGACACCATCCGCCTCACCGCTTCAGTCAATCGCCCGGCCGGCTTGCTGTCCCACGGCCAGAAACAGTTCCTGGAAATCGGCATGCTGCTGATGCAAGACCCGCAACTGTTGCTGCTGGATGAACCGGTGGCGGGCATGACCGATGCCGAAACCGAGTTCACCGCCGAGCTGTTCAAGCGCCTGGCGGGCAAGCATTCGCTGATGGTGGTGGAACACGACATGGGCTTTGTCGGCTCGATTGCCGACCACGTGACGGTGTTGCACCAGGGCAGCGTGCTGGCCGAAGGGTCGCTGGAACAGGTGCAGGAAAATGAGCGGGTGATCGAGGTTTACCTCGGCCGCTGA